CGAAAGACCGGTACTCTTCCATTTGGTCGAGGGCTTTTTATCCCGGAACCGCGAGGCTTGGCTTCCTGCGCTTGCTGAATATTTCGGTTTTCCGCATACCGGTTCCGACGCTTATGCTCATACGTTAAGTTTAGATAAACATGCATCCAAATTGTTTTCCCGCTCTCTAGGAATTCCGACCGCGAATTGGGGATGCGTGGAAGGAATTAACTTCGAAGAGAGCGGGGATTTTATCGAAGGCCTTCCGGACGGTTCGGAATTCCCGGTTTTCCTGAAACCTAGATACGAAGGCTCTAGTTTAGGAATCGCCCAATCGAATATGGTTACGAATCATGATTCCTTAAAGCAGTTTCTTCGCGAGAAAGGAAATTTTCACTCTTCTTGGATTTGGGAATCGTACCTACAGGGGGAAGAATGGACTGTCGCGGTGATAGGATCTCCGAAGGAAGGATATCGAGTTAGTCAGGTTGCCCGTATCTGTTTGCAAAATTCGGATGAAACCGTCTATGGTCAACGGACCAAAACGAAATCTTCGATGCCCGAAAGATTGATCTTCGATCTGGACGTCGAACGATCGACTTTGATCCGATCCTTTTCCCTTTTGCTCTGCAAGAAAGTCCGAACGATGGGCGCCGTCCGTTTGGACTGGAAATCGACCGCAGACGGATATCCTCGATTTTTGGAATGGAATACGACTCCGGGTTTATCGCCCTTTTATAGCAGCTTTCCTATCTGTTATACTCGCGAATTCGGAAATTATTCATCTTTATTAAGCGATTTATTGAGAATGGCAAGAAGCGAATTTCAAGAGGAAAGATTCGCCTATGCAAAAATAAAATCCCTTAAAGGAGTATTTGATCGTCGATGATGGGAACGTTTCGGGATGAATTGGTCTCTTTAGTAGCGAATCATAAGGTTTTGACCTCTAATGTCTGGCTGGAACAGAGGGAAAAACGAATGGAAAGATCCGACCTGCTCCTTTGGTTAAAGCAGGAATATTTCGTTTCGGTCGCGTTCGTTAATTGGTTTTTGAATACGGCCGCTATATCCGATTTTGTGTCTTCTAAAATTGTTTTAGTGGAAAATATCTGGGAAGAATTGGGGGAAGGCAAGGAAGATGAGGCACACGTTTCCCTTCTTAAGAGATTTCTTGCAGAAATGGAAGAATCCGTAAAAGCCGAGGATTTACTTCCGGAAACGGCGCAGTATCTGAATTTGATGCAAAGAATTACGACGACCGATTTTTTTGCCGCTTTGGGTGCATTAGGACCGGCAAACGAATACTTACTCAAATTGGAATACGGAAGGATGTTTCTTTCTTATAAGGAATTAAAATCGC
The Leptospira inadai serovar Lyme str. 10 genome window above contains:
- a CDS encoding iron-containing redox enzyme family protein — protein: MGTFRDELVSLVANHKVLTSNVWLEQREKRMERSDLLLWLKQEYFVSVAFVNWFLNTAAISDFVSSKIVLVENIWEELGEGKEDEAHVSLLKRFLAEMEESVKAEDLLPETAQYLNLMQRITTTDFFAALGALGPANEYLLKLEYGRMFLSYKELKSRISLPDGKFFQVNLDADESHSEKLFRLIDEVADEEQKRQRVRDGAILALDARLVFYEGLQRLAEPISKR